The DNA sequence TATACGTGAAATTTGATCATGAAAAATTTATCAAGACATTTCAAGGCTGTACTCTTTGATCTTGATGGGACATTGCTTGATACCCTGGAAGATCTTAGTAATGCGACAAATCATGTCCTGGCAAGAAATGGTTTTCCCACTCATACGCTGGACATTTACCGTTACTTCGTGGGTGATGGAGCAGCTATGCTTATGAACCGTGCACTACCGGAAGACAAGCGAAATGATGATATCATCCGTGTTTGTGTGCAGGCATTTCGGGAAGAATACGGCCGAAATTGGAATAGAAAGACAAAGCCTTACGATGGCGTGGCAGAAATGCTCGATGCGCTGACAGCACATGGCCTGAAAATGGCAATTCTGTCTAACAAACCAGATGATTTTACAAAACTATGCGTGGCAGAATTTCTGCAGGATTGGGCCTTTGATATAGTTCTAGGCCAACGCAACTCATTCCCGCTCAAACCAAATCCCGCAAGTGCACGAGAGATAGCTAAATGTCTGAATGTTCATCCTTCAGAATTTATCTATCTTGGTGATACTGCTATTGATATGAAGACTGCTGTAGCAGCCGGCATGTTTCCTGTAGGGGCGCTTTGGGGGTTCCGTACGGAAAAAGAGCTCCTGGAAAATGGTGCACAGATGCTGATTAAAAAGCCACAGGAAATCTTAGATCTCCTTGATTAAAAACACATGTAGCAATGGTATTGGGTTGTTATAGTGATCAACGATTGAAACCAGACAGCATATGGCGGATACGAAGCTTTGTAAACCAAACGCTCTCCGGTATCGTGATCAATGTTTACCATGGAAACACTCACGGAGTCGATGTAGGGCGAGGCTTTAGCCTTGCCAGGTATGGCCTACGGAATTGAAATTTCTCAACGTTAAACGCAGAGATACATGATGTTGCAATTGTAGAGACGCAAGATGTTGCGTCTCTACCTAATCCCGTAGGGATGTCATGATTATAGAAAAAGTAAAAAAAGCCCTAAACCCCGAAGTGGCATGTGCATTAACTTAAGAAGTAAAATAAATCTTACCTTGTAACTATAACCGCATCTCTCAGGTTGAACACGGACAAACAAGTTTGTCCGTGCCACCCCAAATACTGCTTAAGTATCTAGAATCATTTCACCCCTTCGGGGCTGAATGCGGTATATTCGGTTTCATACAGGGGGTACTATAGGTTCCTGGTTCAAAGCTTAATAAGGACCTGCAACCCGATTCCTGCCACCTTCTTTAGCCTGGTAGAGTGCTTTGTTTGCAAGCTTTATTAGGGTTTCTTGTTCCGTGCCATGCTCTGGAAAAGATGCAATCCCGATACTTACCGTTAACTTAATGGTTTGCCCCGGTATGATATCGTCAAAATCGGTATATTCAATAATTCGGCGAATTTCATCTGCCTTTACCAGCGCCCTCGTTATAAACAATGTAGGCATGATAATGGCGATTTCCTCATGATCGTATCTGGCAATAATATCTGATTTGTTTACGAAATCACTGATAATCCTTGTCATTTGTTGCAATATACGATCTCCCGCTCCATAAGTATCATGTAAATTCTTAAAGTGGTCCGGGTCTAAAATGAGAAGGCTTAAATGCTCATTACGTCTCTTTGCCAGAAATATCTGCTTGCTCAGTATCTCATTAAAGAATCTTTTATTATATACTCCTGTGAGTTCGTCGGTTATGTTTGTATGTTTGGCGATATCCAAAAGTTCAAGCCTGTGTAAAGCCAATGCTGTCAGTCCAACATAGTTTGACATAAGCCTGCGTATTTTTTCATCATTCCAACAAGCAATCTCTTTTTTTATCATCACGACCATTCCAAACAGAATTCCTCCAGCTATCAGAGGAAGGCATATATATCCACCCCTTTCAATTTTATAAAGAATGCATTTACAGGATAAGTCTTTATTGGTATTCATTACGATACATTCCCGGCGCGTTTTTATTACATTACATAACAAAGGGTCAAGGATAACCTCATTTTTTATAAACTCACTTACTGGCATGGAAGGTTCTATAAGGGGTACGTAAAGCATGTTTCTCTCCCTGTCCAGCATTATTATTGCCATAATATCCGGGTTAAAATGTTCCTGTATAGCCGAACTCATGTGCCTCAGTAACGTTTCTTCGTGTACCTCTTCGTTCATAATAGTAGAATAGGACATGAGATCCTCTAATTCCTTAATGTGCTTATTTCTCTCGTCCTCTGCCCGTTTACGTTCTGTAATGTCTTCCTTAACGGCGATGAAATGGGTGATGTCGCCTTTATGGTTTCTTACCCCTGAGATAGAGGCGTACTCCCAATAGCACCCACCATCCTTTCTCTTATTACAGAACTCTCCCCGCCATTCTCCTCCGGAAGTGATCGTTTTCCATAACTGACGGTATTCTTCCGATGGTATCGTATCAGATTTTAAGATGCGTGGGTTTTTCCCCAGGACTTCTTCAGGGGTGTAGCCTGTTACTTGAGTAAACTTGGGATTAACATATTCAATATTGCCCTTACTATTGGTAATCATAACCGTGCTTGGACTTTGCTCTATGGCGCGGGATAATTTACGAAGCTCATCCTCCATCTGGATGTCGTCGGAAGCTTTTCTATGAGATTCTTCGTCATTCTTTATTAGATCCGTTTCTGTATGAAGGATTGTATGTTTTTCCGGCAATTCATTATCTCTATTCAAATTTTTTCCCATTCTTTTTTGTATTATCGAATTTCTGAGATTAATCACTCTTCTCCGTTGATACATGGATTTCTTTCTCTTTATTACCTATATAGTATATTACAATTTTCTGTAGAATTTAAAAGTGAAAAACCATCTGTTTTCAAGGACATCCAGGCGGATAGGTATAAACACAGCCATACTACTGGCATTTGATAGGAATGTTGTAAAGATACTTGTGAATCATTTCTGGATGAAAGACCATATGATCAGGGCGATCATAATGCCATTGATCTCCGTCAGGGACATGATAATCCAGATAAGGCCATTTACGAAAGGGATCTATCCCCAACGCCTCGATAAGTTTCCTATTACTCATAGTAACGTTCCCTGCCCGGGGGGGCATTGGCCCTGCCTCTTTACGCATACATCCTTTCAATAGGTGTGGGGCGTAACCTCCTACCTTATTTACGATCTGCCCTATTTGATAAAGGCTAAGGTGCCGATGTGAGCCGAGATGATAAATACCCCGTATCTTTTCTCCCAGGGTAAGTTCTACAATCTTATTGAAGTCTTCGCAGTAGAAAGGCGATCTTAATTCATCGAAGTATAATGTAGCCGGATTATTTTTTTTAAAGCGAGATAATATCCAATCAATGGCGCCCGCATGTCCATTTACGCTGATTCCCATGGGGAGCGATATGCGAAAAATTGCTGCAGAAGGATATTGGAGCATAATAATTTCTTCCGCCAAAGCCATAGTCTTACCATACATAGTAACGGGAGATATTGGACTTTCTTCTGTGTACAGGCCCGACGGTTTTCCCGGAAACACGAGATCTGTAGAAAGATGAATAAGCCTGATCTCTTGGCCCCCAATCATTTCAAGCACATTCAAAACCGATTGCACATTCACACGATAGGCTAGTATAGAGTTCATCTCGCAGGACTTTAAGGCGCATGATCCTGCCCCATTCAGAACAGACTTGAAATTCTTCTGCTTCATTAACCTTACCAGTCCTTTGCGGTCTTCTATATCTAAAGGAATAATACCTTCATCGCGTAATGGCCAATAACGAACAGGGCGGATGGCTGTAACGTGTTTTGGGTATTTTGCATGAAGATATTTGAAGACGCTGTAGCCGGGTACACCTGTTACACCGGTAATTAAAAGAGGTAAGAAAGATGGTAAAGACATAGTAACGGTAGGTTGGACTCGGTATGTTTAAAGATAGATGTAAAAAAATTTCTCTCAGAAAACGGGGACAAGCAAAAAATTTATTACCTCAGAACCCTTTTCAATATCTTACCTGTGGGACTATGCGGCAGCTCTTTAAGAAATTCAAAATATTTAGGAACTTTATAGTTTGGTAATCGTTGCATACAGTGGTCCCTGATTTCCTCCTCGTTACATACTGCATGCTCATGCAATACTATACAGGCCTTGGGAACTTCACCTCGAACCTTATCAGGCACACCAATAACGGCCACTTCAAGTACCTTTTTATGTTCACCGATAACCTGTTCAATTTCCCGAGGAGAGACATTTTCTCCGCTGATAATAATCAGGTCTTTTTTTCTACCGGTAATCCATAAAAATCCCTCTGTGTCTACCTTGCCATAATCTCCTGTTTTAAGCCAACCGTCGGATGTAATTGTTTTTTCGGTTTCTTTTGGGAGTTTATAATATCCCTTCATGATATTCGGCCCCTTTACCCAAATCTCACCTTCTTTATTTGCTGGCAGACATTGCCCACTTTCACCTACGATTTTCACTTCAAGGTTATCCAATGGAACACCAACGCTATTTGGCTTATATTTTTCAGGGGTATTTACAGAGACAACGGCTGTTGCTTCGGTTAGTCCATATCCTTCCATTAACCGGACAGGAAATGCCTTATTGAATGCTGCCAGTATCTCTCCGGGTAAGTACTCTCCTCCTGATGTACAAAGTCTTAAAGAGCTCAAATTATGTTTTGTTGACGTCACGGCTCGTACGAGCATCCTATACATGGATGGAATAGCGCTTATACAAGTAATCTTATATTTTTCAATCATCTCAAGAACTTTCGGCCCTGAAAACCGTTCAAGATAAATTACTGTTGCGCCTACACAGGTTGGTAATATCAATGTAGTAGTCAATGCGTAGGTATGAAAAAGCGGAAGTATACCTAATAGTATATCCTTATCCGTGAATTTAAATGCATGTATACAGCCATCGAGGTTACTCAAGAAATTTTTATGTGTTAACATAACCCCTTTTGGATTAGCATCAGTACCCGATGTGTATAATATGGCAGCCAAATCCTCTGCATCTCCACGTTTTATTTTCTCTTCTCCTATCAATGCATAAGGATTTTTTTCTTCACAAGAAAAGATACGTCTTATGTGATTTTCCAGAAGTGGTTTAAATAAACTATTGGTAAAGACAGTATTTATACCCGCATTCTGGATTACAAATAATAGCTGGGATGATGAAAGCAGGTAATTTAAAGGAACCGGAGTCTTTCCTGCTATCAAGATTCCATAGAATGTCGTTACAAATTTTTTACCAGCAGGAAGAAGAATTCCGATAGTATTACCTGTATCTTCTGCTAATAATTGTGCCGCAATTTCTCTAGCTTCTTGATAAATAGTATCATATGTAGCAGACCCGGTTTGATCAATAACGGCTATTGCCCCGGCGTGTTTTTTACAGGTATTGAGAAAGGTTTCGATGAGTGTTGTCAAGCTGACGTCCTTGTATATTTTCCACCTTTCGGATATTAATTTTTGTTATCATCATATTCAAATTCCATGATTTTATTTCCCAGCTTTCTCTTATCGATATCGTCTAATTCACTGGTCTCAGAACTCCCTATGTTTTCTTCCCATTCGTACTTAACCTGCGCTGTTTTCTCATTATAATATTCCCTCTCCTCTTCCTCTTTACAGCTTACGCAAAGGGTTGCGAACGGAATAGCTTTTAGACGTGCTTTCTTTATCGGCTGACCGCACTGTTCACATACTCCATAATGACCTGCTTTAATTCGGGCAAGGGCATCTTCAATCTGTTTCAACTCTCTAACGTCTTCCACCGCAACCAGCATTTCCAGATCGCCATTGAGAACACTGGAAGCAATTTCTGCAATATCCGTTAATTTTCCATTATTTGCATCCCGATACTTCTTGAAACGCTCTTCAACTTCCCGTAATAAAATATTCTTTTTGTTCAAAAGAATATTTTCCATTTGTTTTAATTCTTTCTTTTGCATGAAATCACTGTAACTCCCATTATAAGAGACTAAATATCCAAATTCTTAACTTCTAAGGCATGTTTTTCAATAAACTCTTTTCTCCTCTGAACATCTTTTCCTGCTAAGGTACTGAAAATAGCATCTGCTTTGGCAGCATCTTCTACCTTTACTTTTAATAATGTCCTTGTATTGATACTCATCGTTGTTTCAGCAAGTTCTTCTGCATTCATCTCGCCTAAGCCTTTGTAACGCTGTATTTCCAAACCTTTTCTTCCTATTTCCCGTATTTTTAATAAGACGTCATTCAGAGAATGAGCATATATTTCCGTATCATCTGAGATTAATTTGTATCTGGGTTTCTCTTCCGTGCCCTCTCCGAAATATTCATCTATTGAAAAAACATAATTTTCTATCATCTTTACCGTTTTCTCAATTTCTTTACTTTCGTGATATTCCAGCACACCTATTGCTCCTTCTTCCCTCTCCCGTTTTGCCTCTCCTGTATCATTCTCTTCAACAATCTCCAGCTCTTTCCCTTCTGCCTGCTGCTTTTCTTTTATAAACCCTTCCAGCTCCTCCTCGGAATAAAGATACGATATTTCCTTCCTGTATGATACTTTATATAAAGGAAAGCTCCCGCTCTCTTTGTTCCTGAGTTTTAAAAATTTATCCAGAGACATACCCTTTTTTCTCAAAGTTTTTACATATTCTTCTATCTGTATTAAGAGCTGTAATAATTTCTTCAACTTTGAATTATCCAATTTCTCTTTTTTCCCGTTTTCCATCTCCATAACAGTTTCTTCAGCCCCCAGAGTAATCAAGGTCTTCTGCAGCTCCCTGTCATCATAGATATATTCCTGTTTTTTGTGTTTTTTTACTTTGTACAGAGGTGGCTGAGCGATGTAGATATGTCCTTTTTCTATTAATTCTATCATTTGACGGAAGAAAAAAGTCAACAGGAGCGTCCTGATATGCGCCCCGTCGATATCAGCATCCGTCATAATAATTATCTTAGCATATCGCAGATTACTTAAATTAAACTCGTCTGCTCCTATGCCTGTCCCCATAGCAGATATTAGTGTTCGAATTTCTTCATTGCCTAACATCTTATCGATGCGGGCCTTTTCGACGTTTATAATAACACCTTTCAATGGCAGAATGGCCTGGAATGTCCGATCCCTTCCCTGCTTTGCTGTGCCACCTGCAGAAATGCCCTCCACGAGGAACAGTTCAGAGGTCTCAAAATCCCGGGATGAACAGTCTGCTAATTTTCCAGGAAGACTTGAGCTGCTTAATGCTCCTTTTCTCCTTGTCAAATCTCTGGCTTTGCGGGCGGCTTCTCTTGCCCTCGCAGCTTCAATTCCCTTGTTGATAATGGCTTTCGCTGTCGATGGTGTCTCTTCGCAATAGATTCCAAGCTGCTCATTTATTACTGCCTCTACAAGGCCCTGTACTTCACGATTGCCGAGTTTTGTCTTTGTCTGCCCCTCAAATTGTGGGTCAGGTAACTTAATACTTACGACCGCTGTAAGTCCTTCTCTATAGTCATCACCTGTGGGTGCTTTTTCCTCACTCAGGAGCCCTTTATTCTTTGCATAGTTATTCAGGGTTCTTGTAAGAGCTGCTCTAAAACCACTAAGATGGGTACCGCCTTCTACCGTATTGATATTATTTGCGAAAGAATATACGTTCTCACTATAGCTGTCATTATATTGCAAGGCTACTTCTATGATGGTTCCATCTATCTCTTTTTCAATATAAATTATATCTTTGTGGATTACCTCTTTTCCTTCATTTAATTCTTTTATAAATGCCTTTGTCCCGCCTTCATATTTAAATGTTTCGATTTTATCGGTTCTTTCATCTGATAAGGTTATCTTTATTCCTTTATTTAAGAAGGCATATTCTCTTAATCTTTTTGCTATCGTCTCGAAGCAGAAATTTCTATCCTCAAAAATTTCAGGATCCGGCTTAAAAATGACCTTCGTGCCTCTTTTTTTAGTAACCCCCCTTACCTCTACTTTTGACTTTACCTCGCCTTTTTCATAGCGTTGAAAATATACATGTCCATCCCTTTTTACCTCGACCTCCATCCATTCGCTTAAGGCATTTACAACAGATACCCCAACGCCATGCAGACCGCCGGATACCTTATAACTCTTATGTTCGAACTTGCCTCCAGCGTGTAACATCGTCATAACTACTTCTAGTGCAGACTTATTTGTCTCTTTATGTACATCAACGGGAATACCTCTGCCATCATCCACGACTGCCAGGCTTCCATCAATATTTATTTTCACCTGTATA is a window from the Candidatus Jettenia sp. genome containing:
- a CDS encoding HAD family hydrolase, encoding MKNLSRHFKAVLFDLDGTLLDTLEDLSNATNHVLARNGFPTHTLDIYRYFVGDGAAMLMNRALPEDKRNDDIIRVCVQAFREEYGRNWNRKTKPYDGVAEMLDALTAHGLKMAILSNKPDDFTKLCVAEFLQDWAFDIVLGQRNSFPLKPNPASAREIAKCLNVHPSEFIYLGDTAIDMKTAVAAGMFPVGALWGFRTEKELLENGAQMLIKKPQEILDLLD
- a CDS encoding diguanylate cyclase yields the protein MNRDNELPEKHTILHTETDLIKNDEESHRKASDDIQMEDELRKLSRAIEQSPSTVMITNSKGNIEYVNPKFTQVTGYTPEEVLGKNPRILKSDTIPSEEYRQLWKTITSGGEWRGEFCNKRKDGGCYWEYASISGVRNHKGDITHFIAVKEDITERKRAEDERNKHIKELEDLMSYSTIMNEEVHEETLLRHMSSAIQEHFNPDIMAIIMLDRERNMLYVPLIEPSMPVSEFIKNEVILDPLLCNVIKTRRECIVMNTNKDLSCKCILYKIERGGYICLPLIAGGILFGMVVMIKKEIACWNDEKIRRLMSNYVGLTALALHRLELLDIAKHTNITDELTGVYNKRFFNEILSKQIFLAKRRNEHLSLLILDPDHFKNLHDTYGAGDRILQQMTRIISDFVNKSDIIARYDHEEIAIIMPTLFITRALVKADEIRRIIEYTDFDDIIPGQTIKLTVSIGIASFPEHGTEQETLIKLANKALYQAKEGGRNRVAGPY
- a CDS encoding sugar nucleotide-binding protein, with the protein product MSLPSFLPLLITGVTGVPGYSVFKYLHAKYPKHVTAIRPVRYWPLRDEGIIPLDIEDRKGLVRLMKQKNFKSVLNGAGSCALKSCEMNSILAYRVNVQSVLNVLEMIGGQEIRLIHLSTDLVFPGKPSGLYTEESPISPVTMYGKTMALAEEIIMLQYPSAAIFRISLPMGISVNGHAGAIDWILSRFKKNNPATLYFDELRSPFYCEDFNKIVELTLGEKIRGIYHLGSHRHLSLYQIGQIVNKVGGYAPHLLKGCMRKEAGPMPPRAGNVTMSNRKLIEALGIDPFRKWPYLDYHVPDGDQWHYDRPDHMVFHPEMIHKYLYNIPIKCQ
- a CDS encoding AMP-binding protein is translated as MTTLIETFLNTCKKHAGAIAVIDQTGSATYDTIYQEAREIAAQLLAEDTGNTIGILLPAGKKFVTTFYGILIAGKTPVPLNYLLSSSQLLFVIQNAGINTVFTNSLFKPLLENHIRRIFSCEEKNPYALIGEEKIKRGDAEDLAAILYTSGTDANPKGVMLTHKNFLSNLDGCIHAFKFTDKDILLGILPLFHTYALTTTLILPTCVGATVIYLERFSGPKVLEMIEKYKITCISAIPSMYRMLVRAVTSTKHNLSSLRLCTSGGEYLPGEILAAFNKAFPVRLMEGYGLTEATAVVSVNTPEKYKPNSVGVPLDNLEVKIVGESGQCLPANKEGEIWVKGPNIMKGYYKLPKETEKTITSDGWLKTGDYGKVDTEGFLWITGRKKDLIIISGENVSPREIEQVIGEHKKVLEVAVIGVPDKVRGEVPKACIVLHEHAVCNEEEIRDHCMQRLPNYKVPKYFEFLKELPHSPTGKILKRVLR
- a CDS encoding TraR/DksA family transcriptional regulator gives rise to the protein MQKKELKQMENILLNKKNILLREVEERFKKYRDANNGKLTDIAEIASSVLNGDLEMLVAVEDVRELKQIEDALARIKAGHYGVCEQCGQPIKKARLKAIPFATLCVSCKEEEEREYYNEKTAQVKYEWEENIGSSETSELDDIDKRKLGNKIMEFEYDDNKN
- the gyrB gene encoding DNA topoisomerase (ATP-hydrolyzing) subunit B, which gives rise to MTSEKSNLAVNQDTYDATSIKVLGGIEAVRKRPAMYIGDTTIKGLHHLVEEVVCNSVDEAVAGFCENIQVKINIDGSLAVVDDGRGIPVDVHKETNKSALEVVMTMLHAGGKFEHKSYKVSGGLHGVGVSVVNALSEWMEVEVKRDGHVYFQRYEKGEVKSKVEVRGVTKKRGTKVIFKPDPEIFEDRNFCFETIAKRLREYAFLNKGIKITLSDERTDKIETFKYEGGTKAFIKELNEGKEVIHKDIIYIEKEIDGTIIEVALQYNDSYSENVYSFANNINTVEGGTHLSGFRAALTRTLNNYAKNKGLLSEEKAPTGDDYREGLTAVVSIKLPDPQFEGQTKTKLGNREVQGLVEAVINEQLGIYCEETPSTAKAIINKGIEAARAREAARKARDLTRRKGALSSSSLPGKLADCSSRDFETSELFLVEGISAGGTAKQGRDRTFQAILPLKGVIINVEKARIDKMLGNEEIRTLISAMGTGIGADEFNLSNLRYAKIIIMTDADIDGAHIRTLLLTFFFRQMIELIEKGHIYIAQPPLYKVKKHKKQEYIYDDRELQKTLITLGAEETVMEMENGKKEKLDNSKLKKLLQLLIQIEEYVKTLRKKGMSLDKFLKLRNKESGSFPLYKVSYRKEISYLYSEEELEGFIKEKQQAEGKELEIVEENDTGEAKREREEGAIGVLEYHESKEIEKTVKMIENYVFSIDEYFGEGTEEKPRYKLISDDTEIYAHSLNDVLLKIREIGRKGLEIQRYKGLGEMNAEELAETTMSINTRTLLKVKVEDAAKADAIFSTLAGKDVQRRKEFIEKHALEVKNLDI